One genomic region from Anguilla rostrata isolate EN2019 chromosome 2, ASM1855537v3, whole genome shotgun sequence encodes:
- the LOC135247630 gene encoding zinc finger protein OZF-like, whose amino-acid sequence MESLSPAEKDTLPSSERITEVNINFKGKNDKAKNEHSELLSMADVGSGYSGNTGKKMKTETDKPANVKQQIHIHTEVKIEPQEQDQIGLQQEIQKCDSNVADSGVQTLHTKSSCDFAEIEIETEEDPSENGAVGRRSGLQVKSFRERLNLRIYSEIDLNEKPYVQKGSGQTLQSSKVTEIQKVHRGERSYACSPYSCTNCGKSFRQLRTLKEHQFIHSGEKPLCCTECGKHFSHLRSLIRHQQIHTGEKPHSCSVCGMCFRQFGHLKRHQLVHTGERQHSCTQCGKNFSRLEHLKTHQRMHTGEKPYSCADCNKSFSHLGSLKLHQQIHTGEKPHSCTECGKSFRELGTLKRHRQIHTGGKRHDCNVCGKSFSHLGALKIHQRTHTGEEPYSCSDCGKSFCHLGNLKQHQLTHTDESYSCTVCGKVFFRLGNLEQHQLLHTGEKLYSCSECGKSFTHLGSLHTHQRIHKGGKTYICTKCGQRFYKLGSFKEHQRVHTIEKVYTCIICGDNFGNWGHFKQHEQIHTRETILLP is encoded by the coding sequence ATGGAGTCTCTCAGCCCAGCAGAAAAGGACACTTTGCCTTCCTCTGAAAGAATCACTGAGGTGAACATCAACTTTAAAGGTAAAAATGACAAAGctaaaaatgaacacagtgaATTGCTCAGCATGGCAGACGTGGGCTCTGGATACTCTGGAAATACtggaaaaaagatgaaaacagaaactgatAAACCAGCTAATGTTAAACAGCAAATACATATTCACACTGAAGTAAAAATTGAGCCTCAGGAACAGGATCAAATTGGTCTACAAcaagaaatccaaaaatgtgATAGCAATGTTGCAGACTCGGGTGTGCAAACACTGCATACAAAATCCAGCTGTGATTTTGCTGAGATTGAGATAGAAACAGAGGAGGATCCGAGTGAAAATGGTGCTGTTGGGAGAAGATCAGGTCTGCAGGTTAAGAGTTTCCGTGAGAGGTTAAATCTGAGGATTTACAGTGAAATTGACCTGAATGAGAAACCTTATGTGCAAAAAGGCAGTGGGCAGACTTTACAGAGTTCAAAGGTCACTGAAATACAGAAGgttcacagaggagagaggtCATATGCCTGCAGCCCATATTCTTGTACCAACTGTGGGAAAAGTTTCAGGCAACTAAGAACTTTAAAAGAACACCAGTTCATACACTCAGGAGAGAAGCCACTTTGTTGTACTGAGTGTGGTAAGCATTTCAGTCACTTGCGAAGTTTAATACGACATCAGCAAATTCATACCGGAGAGAAACCACACTCTTGTTCTGTCTGTGGAATGTGTTTCAGACAGTTTGGCCACTTAAAAAGACATCAGCTTgttcacacaggagagagacagcactcATGCACTCAATGTGGGAAGAATTTTAGTCGATTGGAACACTTAAAAACACATCAGAGAATGCACACTGGAGAGAAACCGTACTCATGTGCTGACTGCAATAAGAGTTTTAGTCATTTGGGAAGCTTAAAACTACATCAGCAAATACATACAGGAGAGAAACCACATTCTTGTACTGAGTGTGGTAAGAGTTTCAGAGAGTTGGGGACGTTAAAAAGACATCGGCAGATTCACACTGGAGGGAAGCGACATGACTGCAATGTATGTGGGAAAAGTTTTAGTCACTTAGGAGCCTTAAAAATTCACCAGAGAACTCACACAGGGGAGGAGCCATACTCTTGCTCAGATTGTGGAAAAAGTTTCTGTCATTTAGGAAACTTGAAACAACATCAGCTAACTCACACAGATGAGTCATACTCTTGCACAGTCTGTGGAAAGGTTTTCTTTCGTTTAGGGAACTTAGAACAGCATCAGTTGCTTCACACAGGTGAGAAACTGTACTCTTGCAGTGAGTGTGGGAAGAGCTTCACTCACTTGGGAAGCTTACACACTCACCAGAGAATTCACAAAGGAGGAAAAACATATATTTGCACCAAATGTGGACAGAGATTCTATAAGTTAGGAAGCTTTAAAGAACATCAACGAGTTCACACAATTGAAAAAGTGTACACCTGCATTATTTGTGGTGACAATTTTGGTAACTGGGGACATTTTAAACAGCATGAGCAAATTCACACCAGAGAGACTATACTATTGCCCTAA